Proteins encoded by one window of Kribbella italica:
- a CDS encoding DUF6879 family protein, giving the protein MTAEPVAFQLFRSAVRSALHLEARDLYEPGDPDWNEWKSGGRFDPAERWRAFHDLVRETTGRGVEVRRARIVSEPVSDYVRFEYDVTEAHNLAAGEQVRWLPRQHSGGLLVPANDFWVFDEQIVLWNFFDGDGTWIGEERVDDPELARLCVTSFDAVWERAIPHQQYQPT; this is encoded by the coding sequence GTGACGGCTGAACCAGTCGCGTTCCAGTTGTTCCGGAGCGCCGTACGAAGCGCTCTCCACCTCGAGGCACGCGATCTGTACGAGCCCGGCGATCCGGACTGGAACGAGTGGAAGTCAGGCGGACGGTTCGACCCGGCCGAGCGGTGGCGTGCGTTCCACGACCTGGTGCGCGAAACCACCGGCCGCGGAGTTGAAGTGCGACGGGCCCGGATCGTGTCGGAGCCGGTGAGCGACTACGTCAGGTTCGAGTACGACGTGACGGAAGCGCACAACCTCGCCGCGGGCGAGCAGGTGCGATGGCTGCCACGTCAACACAGCGGTGGCCTGCTCGTCCCGGCGAACGACTTCTGGGTCTTCGACGAGCAGATCGTCCTGTGGAACTTCTTCGACGGTGACGGAACCTGGATCGGCGAGGAGCGAGTCGACGATCCTGAGCTGGCGAGGCTCTGCGTAACATCGTTCGACGCCGTCTGGGAGCGAGCGATCCCGCACCAGCAGTACCAGCCGACCTGA
- a CDS encoding helix-turn-helix domain-containing protein gives MPTPPTFSNAQKAKRDFGARLGEIRKTAGLTGRALATSCGWHESKVSRIENGRTAPSSDDVRAWAELCGAADQIPDLLASLEAIEGMFVEWRRIERTGLKRAQQAVQPLWERTRRFRTYSPWLIPGAVQTEEYTRAVLGGTSARRGLPDDVDAAVAVRKERLQLLRRGDRTFAVLIEESVLHNVIGSADVMVGQLRHLLAIGELPSVSVGILPAGLDRTAMPPVEDFWIFDDRQVNVELISGYLTITQPGEVAMYADAFRRLAELAVVGPAAKRLITAVAATL, from the coding sequence TTGCCGACACCACCGACCTTCTCCAACGCACAGAAGGCGAAGCGCGACTTCGGTGCCCGCCTCGGTGAGATCCGGAAGACAGCCGGACTCACCGGGCGGGCACTCGCTACGTCCTGCGGGTGGCACGAGTCGAAGGTCTCGCGGATCGAGAACGGCCGGACGGCACCGTCCTCCGACGACGTACGAGCCTGGGCTGAGCTGTGCGGTGCCGCGGACCAGATCCCCGATCTCCTCGCCTCCCTCGAGGCGATCGAAGGCATGTTCGTGGAGTGGCGCCGGATCGAGCGCACCGGCCTCAAACGGGCTCAGCAGGCTGTTCAGCCGTTGTGGGAACGCACCCGACGGTTCCGCACGTACTCCCCTTGGCTGATCCCAGGAGCTGTACAGACCGAGGAGTACACCCGCGCAGTCCTCGGCGGGACGTCAGCCCGTCGCGGACTCCCGGACGACGTCGACGCGGCAGTTGCCGTACGCAAAGAACGCCTCCAGCTGCTCCGCCGCGGAGATCGAACCTTCGCCGTACTGATCGAGGAATCGGTTCTGCACAACGTCATCGGCAGCGCTGACGTGATGGTGGGCCAGCTCCGTCACCTCCTGGCTATCGGCGAGCTTCCCTCGGTGTCAGTGGGGATTCTTCCGGCCGGCCTCGACCGAACCGCTATGCCTCCCGTCGAGGACTTCTGGATCTTCGACGACCGCCAGGTGAACGTCGAGTTGATCTCCGGGTACCTGACGATCACTCAGCCTGGCGAGGTCGCGATGTACGCCGATGCGTTCCGAAGACTCGCCGAACTCGCCGTCGTCGGACCTGCGGCGAAGCGTCTGATCACTGCTGTCGCAGCCACTCTCTGA
- a CDS encoding discoidin domain-containing protein, which yields MISPTPATPPDGRAGPGRRVRRRGRVRSLLAATVAASTLLLGNLVLQAAPAQAATLLSQGRPVTASSSEGAGTPASAAVDGDLNTRWSSVFSDPQWLQVDLGSAATISQVVLRWEAAYATAYRVEVSDDAQNWRPLASTAAGDGGTDSLTVNGAGRYVRLTGTQRVGGYGYSLWELEVHGTPGTGGPPQGNGTVQVAGSQGNWQLLVNGAPWQVKGLTWGPAAADAPQHLPQLKSIGVNTLRTWGTDASSKPLFDSAAANGMRVIAGYWLQPGGGPGSGGCVNYVTDTTYKQTMLGEIRRWTTEYKDHPGVLLWNVGNESVLGLQNCYSGAELETQRIEYAKFVNEGAKAIHAIDPNHPVTSTDAWTGAWPYFKQYSPDLDLLAVNSYGNVCQVKQDWINGGYTKPYILTEGGPAGEWEVPNDANGVPNEPTDLQKRDGYLQAWNCVTGHSGVALGATLFHYGNENDFGAVWFNIAPGGEKRLSYYAIRQAYGGAGGGNTPPVITAMSLSRTTDVPAGGTVEVNVAVSDPDGDALTHEFKVGGKYIDNNGALVTTPSSGNGPFTVTVPQRLGVWKLYDYVRDGKGNVGIETRSFRVVAPPVSGTNVARGKPVTASSYQQVGDGAPFPPSNVTDGNNTTRWASDWADPQWIQVDLGSVQEFDSLQLIWEGAFARSYRVEASDDGANWRQVYTTADGNGDVDDLGVAGSGRYVRLTGTQRGTGFGYSLYEFGVYRR from the coding sequence ATGATTTCCCCCACTCCAGCCACTCCGCCGGACGGCCGCGCCGGCCCCGGGCGTCGCGTCCGGCGGCGCGGGCGGGTGCGGTCGTTGCTCGCGGCGACCGTTGCCGCCTCCACCCTCCTGCTCGGCAACCTCGTCCTGCAGGCCGCGCCTGCTCAGGCGGCGACTCTGCTCTCCCAAGGCCGTCCGGTCACTGCCTCTTCGTCGGAAGGCGCGGGCACTCCCGCGTCGGCCGCCGTCGACGGCGACCTGAACACCCGGTGGTCCAGCGTCTTCAGCGATCCGCAGTGGCTGCAGGTCGACCTCGGCTCGGCCGCGACGATCAGTCAGGTCGTGCTGCGGTGGGAGGCCGCGTACGCGACGGCGTACCGGGTCGAGGTCTCCGACGACGCCCAGAACTGGCGGCCGCTGGCCAGCACCGCCGCGGGCGACGGCGGCACCGACTCGCTCACCGTCAACGGCGCCGGCCGGTACGTCCGGCTGACCGGCACCCAGCGCGTCGGCGGCTACGGCTACTCGCTCTGGGAGCTCGAGGTGCACGGGACGCCCGGCACCGGCGGACCGCCGCAGGGCAACGGCACCGTCCAGGTCGCCGGCAGCCAAGGCAACTGGCAGCTGCTCGTCAACGGCGCGCCCTGGCAGGTCAAGGGCCTGACCTGGGGACCGGCCGCGGCCGACGCCCCGCAGCACCTCCCGCAGCTCAAGTCGATCGGCGTCAACACCCTGCGGACGTGGGGAACGGACGCGAGTTCCAAGCCGCTGTTCGACTCCGCGGCCGCGAACGGGATGCGCGTGATCGCCGGCTACTGGCTCCAGCCTGGTGGTGGACCCGGCAGCGGCGGCTGCGTCAACTACGTCACCGACACGACGTACAAGCAGACGATGCTCGGCGAGATCCGGCGCTGGACGACCGAGTACAAGGACCACCCGGGCGTGCTGCTGTGGAACGTCGGCAACGAGTCGGTGCTCGGGCTGCAGAACTGCTACTCCGGCGCGGAGCTGGAGACGCAGCGGATCGAGTACGCGAAGTTCGTCAACGAGGGCGCCAAGGCGATCCACGCGATCGACCCGAACCACCCGGTCACCTCGACCGACGCGTGGACCGGCGCCTGGCCGTACTTCAAGCAGTACTCGCCGGACCTCGACCTGCTCGCGGTCAACTCGTACGGCAACGTCTGCCAGGTCAAGCAGGACTGGATCAACGGCGGCTACACCAAGCCGTACATCCTGACCGAGGGCGGACCGGCCGGTGAGTGGGAGGTCCCGAACGACGCGAACGGCGTACCGAACGAGCCGACCGACCTCCAGAAGCGCGACGGCTATCTGCAGGCCTGGAACTGCGTCACCGGGCACAGTGGGGTCGCGCTCGGTGCGACGCTGTTCCACTACGGCAACGAGAACGACTTCGGCGCGGTCTGGTTCAACATCGCGCCGGGTGGCGAGAAGCGGCTGTCGTACTACGCGATCCGGCAGGCGTACGGCGGTGCCGGCGGCGGGAACACGCCGCCGGTGATCACGGCGATGTCGTTGAGCCGCACCACCGACGTACCGGCCGGTGGGACTGTGGAGGTGAACGTCGCGGTGTCGGATCCGGATGGCGACGCTTTGACCCACGAGTTCAAGGTGGGCGGCAAGTACATCGACAACAACGGGGCGCTGGTGACCACACCGTCGTCGGGCAACGGGCCGTTCACGGTCACCGTGCCGCAGCGGCTCGGGGTCTGGAAGCTGTACGACTACGTGCGCGACGGCAAGGGCAACGTGGGGATCGAGACACGGTCCTTCCGCGTCGTCGCGCCGCCCGTGTCCGGAACGAACGTCGCCCGGGGCAAGCCGGTGACGGCGTCGTCGTACCAGCAGGTCGGTGACGGTGCGCCGTTCCCGCCGTCGAACGTCACCGACGGGAACAACACGACGCGCTGGGCCAGCGACTGGGCCGACCCGCAGTGGATCCAGGTGGATCTCGGCTCGGTCCAGGAGTTCGACAGCCTGCAGCTGATCTGGGAGGGCGCGTTCGCGCGGTCGTACCGGGTCGAGGCGTCGGACGACGGGGCGAACTGGCGGCAGGTCTACACCACGGCCGACGGGAACGGTGACGTCGACGACCTCGGCGTGGCCGGCTCGGGCCGGTACGTGCGGCTGACCGGGACCCAACGGGGGACCGGGTTCGGCTACTCGCTGTACGAGTTCGGCGTCTACCGGCGCTGA
- a CDS encoding DUF1996 domain-containing protein, with amino-acid sequence MFSRRKKILFAGGTAALTLSAVLTAVAGTQAQADDLVTHHEFQVNCTVNHRANDDPIVFPNLPGASHEHSFVGNKTTNAATTLDSLNAPGPYATTCLNPDDLSAYWWPTMFRGSGTSQPVQQTWHQTIYYKSGILDYAAVRPFPPGLRYVVGSPTATLDQFRTSPGTVEGWECGDSTHNWDFPSNCPAGTQLNIRYQAPSCWNGRDLDTPDHKSHMAYPVNGSCPASHPNPVPMLEFKIAFPADGDVTDVRLASGRGYTWHYDFFNAWDVPTLAALVSHCINGGLQCNSRGFDLYKPDRGQVLGDNYRLPGRP; translated from the coding sequence GTGTTCAGCAGAAGGAAGAAGATCCTGTTCGCCGGCGGCACCGCCGCCCTGACCCTCAGCGCTGTCCTCACCGCCGTCGCCGGCACCCAGGCACAGGCCGACGACCTCGTGACCCATCACGAGTTCCAGGTGAACTGCACGGTCAACCACCGTGCCAACGACGACCCCATCGTGTTCCCCAACCTGCCCGGCGCATCGCACGAGCACAGCTTCGTCGGCAACAAGACGACGAACGCGGCCACCACGCTCGACAGCCTGAACGCGCCAGGCCCGTACGCGACCACCTGCCTCAACCCCGACGACCTGTCGGCGTACTGGTGGCCGACGATGTTCCGCGGGTCCGGCACCAGCCAGCCGGTGCAGCAGACCTGGCACCAGACCATCTACTACAAGTCGGGCATCCTCGACTACGCGGCGGTCCGGCCGTTCCCGCCGGGACTGCGGTACGTCGTCGGCAGCCCGACCGCCACGCTCGACCAGTTCCGGACCTCACCGGGCACCGTCGAGGGATGGGAGTGCGGCGACAGCACGCACAACTGGGACTTCCCGTCGAACTGTCCCGCCGGGACCCAGCTCAACATCCGGTACCAGGCCCCGAGTTGCTGGAACGGACGTGACTTGGACACTCCGGACCACAAGAGCCACATGGCGTACCCGGTCAACGGTTCCTGCCCGGCCAGTCACCCGAACCCGGTGCCGATGCTGGAGTTCAAGATCGCGTTCCCCGCCGACGGGGACGTGACCGACGTCCGGCTGGCGAGCGGACGGGGCTACACCTGGCACTACGACTTCTTCAACGCCTGGGACGTCCCGACGCTGGCGGCCCTGGTGAGCCACTGCATCAACGGTGGTCTGCAGTGCAACTCGAGAGGCTTCGACCTCTACAAGCCCGACCGCGGGCAGGTCCTCGGCGACAACTACCGCTTGCCGGGACGCCCCTAG
- a CDS encoding sugar phosphate isomerase/epimerase family protein encodes MARPITLFTGQWADLPFEEVARLASEWGYDGLEIACWGDHLDVRKAAEDDAYVQDRLDILEKHNLKVWTISNHLLGQAVCDDPIDQRHQAILPAHIWGDGDPEGVRQRAAEEMGVTARAARRLGVDVVVGFTGSAIWKTVAMFPPVPQSMIDAGYADFADRWNPILDVFDEAGVKFAHEVHPSEIAYDYWSTTRALEAIGHREAFGLNWDPSHFVWQDLDPVGFLWDFKDRIYHVDCKDAKRQVGNGRNGRMGSHLAWGDPRRGWDFVSTGHGDVPWEACFRMLNTIGYAGPISVEWEDAGMDRLAGAAWPWSS; translated from the coding sequence ATGGCTCGACCGATCACCCTGTTCACCGGCCAGTGGGCCGACCTGCCGTTCGAGGAGGTGGCCCGGCTGGCCTCGGAGTGGGGGTACGACGGCCTGGAGATCGCCTGCTGGGGTGACCACCTCGACGTCCGGAAGGCGGCCGAGGACGACGCGTACGTCCAGGACCGGCTCGACATCCTCGAGAAGCACAACCTCAAGGTCTGGACCATCTCGAACCACCTGCTCGGCCAGGCGGTCTGCGACGACCCGATCGACCAGCGGCACCAGGCGATCCTGCCCGCGCACATCTGGGGCGACGGCGATCCCGAGGGCGTGCGGCAGCGCGCGGCCGAGGAGATGGGCGTCACCGCCCGCGCCGCGCGCCGGCTCGGCGTCGACGTCGTGGTCGGCTTCACCGGCTCGGCGATCTGGAAGACCGTCGCGATGTTCCCGCCGGTCCCGCAGTCGATGATCGACGCCGGGTACGCCGACTTCGCCGACCGCTGGAACCCGATCCTGGACGTCTTCGACGAGGCCGGCGTGAAGTTCGCGCACGAGGTGCACCCGTCGGAGATCGCCTACGACTACTGGTCCACCACCCGAGCCCTGGAGGCGATCGGGCACCGCGAGGCGTTCGGCCTGAACTGGGACCCGAGCCACTTCGTCTGGCAGGACCTCGACCCGGTCGGTTTCCTGTGGGACTTCAAGGACCGGATCTACCACGTCGACTGCAAGGACGCCAAGCGCCAGGTCGGCAACGGCCGCAACGGCCGGATGGGGTCGCACCTGGCCTGGGGCGACCCGCGGCGCGGCTGGGACTTCGTCTCCACCGGGCACGGCGACGTCCCGTGGGAGGCGTGCTTCCGGATGCTCAACACGATCGGGTACGCCGGACCGATCTCGGTCGAGTGGGAGGACGCCGGCATGGACCGCCTGGCCGGTGCCGCCTGGCCCTGGAGTTCGTGA
- a CDS encoding recombinase family protein, producing MITPCLVADDPSEAVTALLTAAATPAPPRPPGAWTLGYVDAAGIQRTADLASHTARIREYAERHHLSLISTYVDRPDEMLGFGALLAAIERHHPDRVLVTALAHLDAPAPDPHATETRHDRLRKLGVRIEQVFP from the coding sequence GTGATCACTCCATGTCTCGTCGCGGACGACCCGAGCGAGGCAGTCACAGCTCTGCTGACGGCCGCCGCAACCCCGGCACCGCCCCGCCCGCCGGGAGCGTGGACCCTCGGATACGTCGACGCCGCCGGGATCCAACGGACAGCCGACCTGGCCAGTCACACCGCCCGCATCCGCGAGTACGCCGAACGACACCACCTCAGCCTGATCTCCACCTACGTCGACCGACCGGACGAGATGTTGGGATTCGGGGCCCTCCTCGCCGCGATCGAACGTCATCACCCAGATCGCGTCCTCGTGACGGCCCTCGCGCATCTCGACGCTCCCGCGCCTGATCCACACGCCACCGAGACCAGACACGATCGGCTCCGGAAACTCGGAGTTCGGATCGAGCAGGTCTTTCCCTGA
- a CDS encoding MarR family winged helix-turn-helix transcriptional regulator, producing MREVLAASLRMQVLTRHLDRQRDAVLASHGLQWWEFKTLHMLRRGGTPYRATPGALAKQLSMSPAAMTNRLDALERHGYVVRGHDPDDRRKVVATLTRAGRAVWERGIDDIQKLEQDLVRALPAKDQDVLEDLLRRLVKTTEPE from the coding sequence TTGCGCGAAGTCCTGGCGGCCTCACTCCGGATGCAGGTGCTGACGCGGCACCTGGACCGGCAGCGGGACGCGGTGCTGGCGTCGCACGGGCTGCAGTGGTGGGAGTTCAAGACGCTGCACATGCTGCGGCGTGGCGGTACGCCGTACCGGGCGACGCCCGGAGCGCTGGCCAAGCAGCTGAGCATGTCGCCGGCGGCGATGACGAATCGCCTCGACGCGCTGGAGCGGCACGGGTACGTCGTCCGCGGCCACGATCCCGATGACCGGCGCAAGGTGGTCGCGACGCTGACCCGCGCCGGGCGGGCGGTCTGGGAGCGGGGGATCGACGACATCCAGAAGCTGGAGCAGGACCTGGTGCGCGCGCTCCCGGCGAAGGACCAGGACGTGCTGGAGGACCTCCTCCGACGGCTCGTGAAAACCACCGAGCCCGAGTGA
- a CDS encoding LOG family protein, with translation MPFQVAVCGPRDATEADVVAARRVGELLAERGAVILCGGGTGVMAAVAAGGRSRDGLVIGIRPGADREGASPDLDAVLVTNMGEARNAIIVWSADAVIVVGGSWGTLSELALAKRRGGVPVIQLGGWKILDAEGQPVPGVKIADSPRAAVDLALTPTID, from the coding sequence ATGCCGTTCCAAGTAGCAGTCTGTGGTCCGCGCGATGCGACCGAGGCGGATGTCGTCGCCGCACGGAGGGTCGGTGAATTGCTCGCCGAGCGCGGCGCGGTCATCCTCTGCGGAGGCGGAACCGGCGTCATGGCCGCCGTCGCCGCCGGCGGCCGCAGCCGCGACGGTCTAGTGATCGGCATCCGCCCCGGCGCCGACCGCGAGGGCGCCTCACCCGACCTGGACGCCGTGCTTGTGACCAACATGGGCGAGGCCCGCAACGCGATCATCGTCTGGTCCGCCGACGCTGTCATTGTGGTTGGTGGCTCGTGGGGCACGCTCAGCGAGCTTGCACTCGCGAAGCGCCGGGGCGGTGTGCCGGTCATTCAACTCGGCGGATGGAAAATACTCGATGCAGAGGGGCAGCCAGTGCCGGGCGTCAAGATTGCCGACAGTCCCCGAGCAGCTGTTGATCTTGCCCTCACTCCGACCATCGACTGA
- a CDS encoding LacI family DNA-binding transcriptional regulator, which produces MKSPTRTPTLEDVAKVAGVSRATVSRVVNGQASVDESLKRKVLAAVEKTGYRPNNAARQLAGRRTGTIALVLSGSDGSAEEVLSDPFFGRITGGVVKHLRTKGNHPTLFLADSEAARLEAVDHVRRGSSDGALLVSTHADDILPGLFVEAGLPAVLFARPALHAPISYVDLAHEVGAALAADRLISRGRRKVVTIAGPTDVPAAQDRLTGFRQAMARHGQPHIPVAYGNFTQDSGEAAMLHLLTQVPDLDGVFAANDLMAAGALRALRDAGRTVPDQVAVIGFDNSTPARAAVPPLTTIAQPLEEMAAEMSRLLLAQIDTPGQGPQCTIFDPHLVERASA; this is translated from the coding sequence ATGAAGTCACCAACTCGTACGCCCACCTTGGAAGACGTCGCCAAGGTCGCCGGCGTCTCGCGTGCGACGGTGTCCCGCGTCGTCAACGGCCAGGCGTCGGTCGACGAATCCTTGAAACGCAAGGTGCTCGCAGCGGTAGAGAAGACCGGCTACCGGCCGAACAACGCGGCCCGGCAGTTGGCGGGACGACGGACGGGCACGATCGCCCTGGTCCTGTCCGGTTCCGACGGCTCGGCGGAGGAGGTCCTCAGCGACCCGTTCTTCGGACGGATCACCGGGGGAGTGGTCAAACACCTGCGTACGAAGGGCAATCACCCGACGCTCTTCCTGGCGGACTCCGAGGCCGCGCGTCTGGAAGCGGTCGACCACGTACGACGCGGTTCGTCGGACGGCGCGCTGCTGGTCTCGACCCACGCGGACGACATCCTCCCCGGGCTGTTCGTCGAGGCGGGTCTGCCTGCCGTCCTGTTCGCCCGGCCCGCACTGCACGCCCCGATCAGCTACGTCGACCTGGCCCACGAGGTCGGCGCCGCGCTGGCCGCCGACCGCCTGATCTCCCGCGGCCGCCGCAAAGTCGTCACGATCGCCGGCCCGACCGACGTCCCCGCCGCCCAGGACCGCCTCACCGGCTTCCGCCAGGCGATGGCCAGGCACGGCCAGCCCCACATCCCAGTTGCCTACGGCAACTTCACCCAGGACTCCGGCGAGGCGGCCATGCTGCACCTCCTCACCCAGGTCCCCGACCTGGACGGCGTCTTCGCCGCCAACGACCTGATGGCCGCCGGCGCCCTCCGAGCCCTCCGCGACGCCGGCCGCACGGTCCCCGACCAGGTCGCCGTCATCGGCTTCGACAACAGCACCCCCGCCAGGGCCGCCGTCCCACCCCTCACCACCATCGCCCAGCCGTTGGAAGAAATGGCCGCAGAAATGTCCCGCCTCCTACTCGCCCAGATCGACACCCCAGGCCAGGGTCCCCAGTGCACCATCTTCGACCCCCACCTGGTCGAACGAGCCTCAGCCTGA
- a CDS encoding phosphotransferase, translating into MTTLSADEHDRLQSALQSISTVAGLDFTGAELIRYTMNAVYYLPAAKVVLRIAPATKSAAVSRVARVATRLADLDQPTARLAIGMDKSIETPGWAATAWTYLEQTPGHRHRQRDLAKPLLAMHGLHDLGISLPDWDPVGRSRGRVEEAAVGSDLDFLSDWSCRELRIPLTDLLDQLLRRCSELETAVASAEWALPIAVIHGDAHAGNLLTSPDRGVVLCDLDSVTLGPPEWDLVPSAHGVERFGDPRDHYGAFAAEYGFDLLHSPNWPLLRDIRELQLVTSVIAGLRGRPEVAVELGHRLRSFIARDDQTWHRYR; encoded by the coding sequence GTGACGACTCTCAGCGCCGACGAGCACGACCGCCTCCAGTCGGCGCTCCAATCCATCAGTACCGTCGCCGGACTCGACTTCACCGGCGCTGAACTCATCCGCTACACGATGAACGCCGTCTACTACCTCCCAGCGGCGAAGGTCGTCCTGCGGATAGCTCCGGCAACCAAGTCCGCCGCCGTCTCCCGCGTCGCGAGGGTGGCCACTCGACTGGCCGATCTCGACCAGCCGACAGCCCGCCTTGCCATCGGCATGGACAAGTCGATCGAGACGCCTGGGTGGGCGGCCACCGCATGGACATATCTGGAGCAAACTCCAGGGCACCGCCATCGTCAGCGTGACCTCGCAAAGCCATTGCTCGCCATGCACGGCCTTCACGACCTCGGCATCAGCTTGCCCGACTGGGATCCGGTCGGACGTTCGCGAGGCCGCGTCGAAGAGGCCGCGGTCGGGTCAGACCTCGACTTCCTGAGTGATTGGTCCTGTCGAGAGCTTCGGATCCCACTGACCGATCTCCTGGATCAACTCTTACGGCGCTGCTCGGAGCTGGAGACCGCTGTCGCGAGCGCCGAGTGGGCACTCCCCATCGCGGTGATCCACGGCGATGCGCATGCAGGGAATCTGCTGACGTCGCCGGACAGGGGGGTAGTGCTGTGCGATCTCGATTCAGTGACCCTCGGCCCACCTGAATGGGACCTCGTCCCCTCAGCACATGGTGTTGAACGCTTCGGCGACCCTCGCGATCACTACGGCGCCTTCGCAGCCGAGTACGGCTTCGACCTGCTCCACTCTCCCAACTGGCCCCTGCTCCGCGATATCCGAGAGCTGCAACTGGTGACGAGTGTGATCGCCGGACTCCGCGGCCGGCCCGAGGTCGCCGTGGAGCTCGGCCACCGTCTCCGCAGCTTCATCGCGCGAGACGACCAGACCTGGCACCGGTATCGCTAG